Proteins encoded together in one Laspinema palackyanum D2c window:
- the cax gene encoding calcium/proton exchanger, translating to MSLKNIIFIGLLVFVPISIAGHFLEWGPLTIFLTACLGIIPLAAWMGTATEEIAVVVGPNIGGLLNATFGNATELIIALVALNAGLINVVKASITGSIISNLLLVMGFSMLLGGLRYKEQVFQPIVARLNASVMTLAVIAMLLPTAVEFTSTGIAEKTMQQLSTCVAIVLILVYVLTLVFSMKTHAYLCDVGEAELEGEEGEPVKPPNVLLWTGVLLACTLMVAVESELLVASLEEATSLLGLTALFTGVIVVPIIGNAAEHATAVTVAMKNKMDLSVSVALGSSLQIALFVAPVLVIAGYILDKPMDLNFNPFELVAVAVSVVIANSVSSDGRSDWLEGTLLLATYLVLGLAFYFHPEIAGIG from the coding sequence ATGTCCCTCAAAAACATTATTTTCATCGGTTTACTTGTCTTTGTCCCCATTTCCATTGCCGGTCATTTTCTCGAATGGGGACCGTTAACCATTTTTTTAACCGCTTGTTTGGGAATTATTCCCTTAGCTGCTTGGATGGGAACCGCCACGGAAGAAATTGCGGTGGTTGTCGGTCCCAATATTGGGGGATTACTGAATGCCACCTTTGGCAATGCCACTGAATTAATTATCGCCTTGGTTGCCCTCAATGCTGGCTTAATCAATGTTGTCAAAGCCAGCATTACCGGGTCAATTATTAGTAACCTACTCCTCGTTATGGGGTTTTCCATGCTGCTGGGAGGACTGAGGTACAAAGAACAAGTATTTCAACCAATTGTCGCCCGGTTGAATGCCTCGGTGATGACGCTGGCGGTAATTGCCATGTTACTGCCCACAGCGGTAGAGTTCACCTCCACCGGCATCGCAGAAAAGACCATGCAGCAACTCTCAACCTGCGTGGCGATCGTCTTAATCCTGGTTTATGTCTTAACCCTGGTGTTTTCCATGAAAACCCATGCCTACCTCTGTGATGTTGGGGAAGCAGAGTTAGAAGGGGAAGAAGGTGAACCTGTCAAACCGCCGAATGTCTTGTTATGGACGGGGGTACTATTAGCCTGCACCCTGATGGTAGCTGTTGAATCAGAATTGTTAGTTGCTTCCCTAGAAGAAGCTACTTCTCTATTGGGATTAACGGCACTCTTTACCGGGGTAATTGTCGTTCCCATTATTGGCAATGCCGCAGAACACGCTACAGCAGTTACAGTGGCGATGAAGAATAAGATGGACCTCTCTGTATCCGTGGCCCTGGGGTCAAGTTTGCAAATTGCCTTGTTTGTTGCGCCCGTGTTAGTCATTGCCGGTTATATCCTGGATAAACCGATGGATTTGAACTTCAACCCCTTTGAACTGGTGGCGGTTGCGGTATCGGTGGTGATTGCTAATTCGGTCAGTTCTGATGGCCGTTCTGATTGGCTGGAGGGGACTTTGCTCCTGGCAACTTATCTCGTGTTGGGATTAGCATTTTACTTCCATCCGGAGATTGCAGGGATTGGTTAA